The Halofilum ochraceum genome includes a region encoding these proteins:
- the glyA gene encoding serine hydroxymethyltransferase, which produces MFSSNETIAGFDDELDAAINAERTRQEQHIELIASENYASTRVLEAQGSVLTNKYAEGYPGRRYYGGCEHVDVAEQLAIDRVKELYGAAYANVQPHSGAQANAAVFTALLQPGDTILGMSLAHGGHLTHGASVNFSGKNYHAVQYGIDDETGEIRYDEVAELAREHKPKLIIAGFSAYSRVIDWQRFREIADEVGAFFMVDMAHVSGLIATGHYPNPVPIADVVTSTTHKTLRGPRGGIILSRDTDLGKKFNSSVFPGMQGGPLMHVIAAKAVAFKEALQPEFRDYQQRVIDNARVMAGVFQERGLKIVSGGTDDHLFLLDLTPKGVTGKDADAALGRAHITVNKNAVPNDPQPPFVTSGLRIGTPAGTTRGFGEQEFADIAHWISDVLDDIDNEEVIDQVRDKVQELCQRFPVYGG; this is translated from the coding sequence ATGTTCAGCAGCAATGAAACGATCGCCGGTTTCGACGATGAGCTCGATGCCGCGATCAATGCCGAGCGCACGCGCCAGGAGCAGCACATCGAGCTGATCGCCTCGGAGAACTACGCGTCGACGCGGGTGCTCGAGGCCCAGGGCTCGGTCCTCACCAACAAGTATGCCGAAGGCTATCCCGGGCGCCGCTACTACGGCGGCTGCGAGCACGTCGATGTCGCCGAGCAGCTGGCGATCGACCGCGTCAAGGAACTCTACGGTGCCGCCTACGCCAACGTGCAGCCGCATTCCGGCGCCCAGGCGAATGCCGCCGTGTTCACCGCGCTGCTCCAGCCTGGCGATACCATCCTCGGCATGAGCCTCGCTCACGGCGGTCATCTTACGCATGGCGCCTCCGTGAACTTCTCCGGCAAGAACTATCATGCCGTGCAGTACGGGATCGACGACGAGACCGGCGAGATCCGTTACGACGAGGTGGCCGAACTCGCGCGCGAGCACAAGCCGAAGCTGATCATCGCCGGCTTTTCGGCCTATTCGCGCGTGATTGACTGGCAGCGTTTCCGCGAGATCGCCGATGAGGTCGGTGCGTTTTTCATGGTCGACATGGCGCACGTCTCCGGCCTGATCGCGACTGGCCACTACCCGAATCCGGTGCCGATCGCCGATGTCGTGACCTCCACCACGCACAAGACGCTGCGCGGTCCCCGCGGCGGCATCATCCTGTCCCGCGACACGGACCTCGGGAAGAAATTCAACTCCAGCGTGTTCCCGGGTATGCAGGGCGGTCCGCTGATGCACGTGATCGCCGCCAAAGCGGTCGCGTTCAAGGAGGCGCTGCAGCCGGAGTTCCGCGATTACCAGCAGCGCGTGATCGACAACGCGCGCGTGATGGCCGGCGTCTTCCAGGAGCGCGGGCTCAAGATCGTCTCCGGCGGCACCGATGACCATCTGTTCCTGCTGGACCTGACGCCGAAGGGCGTGACCGGTAAGGACGCGGATGCGGCACTCGGTCGCGCGCACATCACGGTCAACAAGAACGCCGTGCCGAATGACCCGCAGCCGCCGTTCGTGACCAGCGGTCTGCGTATCGGTACGCCGGCCGGGACCACGCGCGGATTCGGCGAGCAGGAGTTCGCCGACATCGCGCACTGGATCTCAGACGTGCTCGATGACATCGATAATGAAGAAGTCATCGATCAGGTCCGGGACAAGGTCCAGGAACTGTGCCAGCGCTTCCCGGTATACGGGGGCTGA
- a CDS encoding sarcosine oxidase subunit alpha family protein: protein MSQTNRLQTGGRIDRRKPLTFTFNGQSLQGYEGDTLASALLANGISLVGRSFKLHRPRGIMGAGAECPNSLVQIGRGAGTIPNLRATQTELYQGLEANSVNCWPSVKFDVNAVTGLFSPLLPAGFYYKTFKWPKSWWDKVYEPRIRKSAGFGKAPTQPDPDRYDKKNRHCDVLIVGGGPAGLAAALEAGRRGARVVVCDEQNEFGGHLLAGRQFLDGKPGVEWAKEAVAELESLEEVTLLPRTTAFGHYHHGFVSLLERVTDHIGLTSPDERPRQRQWRVRANQVVLATGAIERPLVFCNNDRPGIMPASAVSTYINRYGVRPGQRAVVFTNNDSAYQTALDLDDHGVDVAAIVDVRPESEGVLVDRARKEEIPIYSGYAVVDTRGGQHVSGVKVMRLNGRGDGVYGEIHHLDCDLVASSGGWNPVIHLHSHPGGTMRYDESIASFVPDQAMGNTYNAGACNGNFALGGCITEGLSAGAMAAAGAGFGTEDIEGEAPATGKQKESPLRPMWRVPSRKAISRAPKQFIDVQNDQTSADVYLAVREGYRSIEHIKRYTAMGFGTDQGKLGNINGAGIAAEALGEDIAKVGTTTFRPAYTPVTMGAFAGRDFGPERFHAVRKTPMHQWHVEHGALFENVGDWKRPWYYPKPGESMREALDRESYQTRHAVGVLDASTLGKIDVRGPDAAEFLNRVYTNGWKTMEVGKAKYGIMLGEDGMIMDDGVSARIAEDHYHMTTTTGGAARVLAHLEEYLQTEWPELQVYLTSTTDQWAAISLAGPHARDVVAKVVSGVDLSGDAFPFMTWRDCEAAGVPARLFRISFSGELGFEINVQANYGQYVWDAVWEAGQEYGITPYGTETMHILRAEKGFIIAGQDTDGSVNPMDFGMHGLLSSKKDFIGRRSLSRPDAIREDREQFVGLVTVGDPKEIIPEGAQLVEDPNANEAPKPVPLHGYVTSSYYSSTLGHSIALAMVKRGRERMDEVLYAPQADGRVIQCRITSPVFYDLKGERQNV from the coding sequence GTGAGCCAGACGAACCGTCTGCAGACCGGTGGCCGCATTGATCGCAGGAAGCCGCTGACGTTCACCTTCAACGGCCAGTCCCTGCAGGGCTATGAGGGCGATACGCTCGCGTCCGCACTGCTTGCGAACGGCATTTCCCTGGTGGGCCGCAGCTTCAAGCTGCATCGGCCGCGCGGGATCATGGGCGCGGGTGCGGAGTGCCCGAACTCGCTCGTGCAGATCGGGCGCGGCGCTGGCACGATCCCGAATCTGCGCGCGACCCAGACCGAGTTGTATCAGGGGCTCGAGGCGAACAGTGTCAACTGCTGGCCAAGCGTGAAGTTCGACGTCAACGCGGTCACGGGCCTGTTCTCGCCACTGCTGCCGGCCGGTTTCTATTACAAGACCTTCAAGTGGCCGAAGTCCTGGTGGGACAAGGTCTATGAGCCGCGGATCCGCAAGTCGGCCGGTTTCGGCAAGGCGCCGACCCAGCCGGATCCGGATCGCTACGACAAGAAGAATCGCCACTGCGATGTCCTGATCGTGGGCGGCGGACCCGCCGGGTTGGCCGCAGCGCTCGAAGCGGGTCGGCGCGGTGCCCGCGTGGTTGTCTGTGACGAACAGAACGAGTTCGGTGGTCATCTGCTCGCGGGTCGCCAGTTCCTCGACGGCAAGCCGGGCGTGGAATGGGCGAAAGAGGCGGTGGCCGAACTCGAATCGCTGGAAGAGGTCACGCTGCTTCCGCGCACGACGGCGTTCGGTCATTACCATCACGGTTTCGTCTCGCTGCTCGAGCGGGTGACGGACCACATCGGTCTGACGTCCCCGGATGAGCGCCCGCGCCAGCGCCAGTGGCGTGTGCGCGCCAACCAGGTCGTCCTAGCGACCGGAGCGATCGAGCGCCCGCTCGTGTTCTGCAACAACGATCGTCCGGGCATCATGCCGGCCTCGGCGGTGTCGACCTACATCAACCGCTATGGGGTGCGCCCGGGGCAGCGCGCGGTCGTGTTCACGAACAACGACAGCGCATATCAGACCGCGCTCGATCTCGATGATCACGGGGTCGACGTCGCGGCTATCGTCGACGTCCGTCCGGAGAGCGAAGGCGTACTCGTCGACCGCGCCCGCAAGGAAGAAATCCCGATCTACAGCGGCTACGCCGTAGTGGACACGCGTGGCGGCCAGCACGTCAGCGGCGTCAAGGTCATGCGCCTGAATGGTCGTGGCGATGGGGTCTATGGAGAAATCCATCATCTCGACTGCGACCTGGTCGCGAGCTCTGGGGGCTGGAACCCCGTTATCCATCTGCACTCGCATCCCGGCGGAACGATGCGTTACGACGAGTCGATCGCCTCGTTCGTACCGGACCAGGCGATGGGCAATACGTACAACGCCGGTGCCTGTAACGGCAATTTCGCACTGGGTGGCTGTATTACCGAAGGTCTGTCGGCTGGCGCCATGGCGGCGGCCGGTGCCGGCTTCGGGACCGAGGACATCGAGGGCGAGGCGCCGGCGACCGGCAAGCAGAAGGAGTCGCCGCTGCGTCCGATGTGGCGGGTGCCGTCGCGCAAGGCGATTTCGCGCGCGCCGAAACAGTTCATCGACGTGCAGAACGACCAGACCAGTGCCGACGTGTATCTCGCCGTGCGCGAGGGTTATCGCTCGATCGAGCACATCAAGCGCTACACGGCGATGGGCTTTGGCACCGACCAGGGCAAGCTGGGCAATATCAATGGCGCCGGCATCGCCGCCGAGGCTTTGGGCGAGGATATCGCCAAAGTCGGTACCACAACGTTCCGGCCGGCCTACACGCCGGTGACCATGGGCGCGTTCGCGGGTCGCGATTTCGGTCCGGAGCGGTTCCATGCCGTGCGCAAGACGCCGATGCACCAGTGGCATGTCGAGCACGGTGCCCTGTTCGAGAACGTGGGTGACTGGAAGCGCCCGTGGTATTACCCGAAGCCGGGCGAGTCGATGCGCGAAGCACTGGACCGCGAGTCGTACCAGACCCGGCACGCCGTCGGTGTCCTCGACGCCTCGACGCTGGGCAAGATCGACGTGCGCGGACCCGACGCCGCGGAGTTCCTGAACCGTGTTTATACGAACGGCTGGAAGACCATGGAGGTCGGCAAGGCCAAGTACGGGATCATGCTCGGCGAGGACGGCATGATCATGGACGACGGCGTGTCCGCGCGGATCGCTGAAGACCATTACCACATGACCACGACGACCGGCGGTGCCGCCCGGGTACTGGCGCACCTGGAGGAGTACCTCCAGACCGAGTGGCCCGAACTGCAGGTCTATCTGACCTCGACTACGGACCAGTGGGCGGCGATCTCGCTCGCCGGGCCGCATGCCCGTGATGTCGTCGCCAAGGTCGTCAGCGGTGTCGATCTCTCCGGCGACGCCTTCCCGTTCATGACCTGGCGGGACTGTGAAGCCGCCGGGGTGCCCGCGCGACTGTTCCGTATCAGCTTCAGCGGCGAACTCGGCTTCGAGATCAACGTTCAGGCCAATTACGGTCAGTACGTCTGGGACGCCGTCTGGGAGGCGGGACAGGAGTACGGCATCACGCCGTATGGCACCGAGACGATGCACATCCTGCGCGCGGAGAAGGGCTTCATCATCGCCGGCCAGGACACCGACGGCTCGGTCAATCCGATGGACTTCGGCATGCATGGCCTGCTGTCCAGCAAGAAGGATTTCATCGGCCGCCGTTCACTGAGCCGGCCCGACGCGATCCGCGAAGACCGTGAGCAGTTCGTCGGCCTGGTCACGGTCGGCGATCCGAAGGAGATCATCCCCGAGGGCGCGCAACTGGTCGAGGATCCGAATGCCAACGAGGCGCCGAAACCGGTACCACTGCATGGTTACGTGACGTCCAGCTACTACTCGTCGACGCTCGGCCATTCGATCGCGCTCGCGATGGTCAAACGCGGTCGTGAGCGGATGGACGAAGTGCTCTACGCGCCACAGGCGGATGGCCGCGTGATCCAGTGCCGGATTACGAGCCCCGTGTTCTACGATCTGAAGGGGGAACGGCAGAATGTCTGA
- the hisI gene encoding phosphoribosyl-AMP cyclohydrolase, translated as METLKETETLAEGTRIAWADVRAALRFDANGLIPAIAQQHDTGEVLMLAWMNAAALDETLAGGRVVYWSRSRQKLWRKGESSGQIQRLIDVRIDCDGDALLLRVDQNGPACHTGRRSCFYHRIDGDSVEITSGPLVDPASLYGPSGT; from the coding sequence ATGGAAACCCTCAAAGAAACCGAAACGCTCGCCGAGGGCACGCGCATCGCCTGGGCCGATGTCCGCGCGGCCCTGCGTTTCGACGCGAACGGACTGATCCCGGCGATCGCGCAGCAGCACGACACGGGCGAGGTCCTGATGCTCGCCTGGATGAACGCAGCGGCGCTTGATGAGACCCTGGCCGGCGGACGTGTCGTCTACTGGTCGCGCTCGCGGCAGAAGCTCTGGCGCAAGGGCGAATCCTCGGGCCAGATCCAGCGCCTCATCGACGTTCGGATCGACTGCGACGGCGATGCCCTGCTCCTGCGTGTGGATCAGAACGGGCCGGCATGCCACACCGGCCGCCGCAGCTGTTTCTACCACCGGATTGACGGCGACAGTGTAGAGATCACCTCCGGGCCGCTGGTTGACCCGGCGAGCCTGTACGGACCGTCCGGCACCTGA
- a CDS encoding dihydroorotase — MSSLLLTDVRIVNEETVTEGDLLVKDGRIDTIGGDLAGRGADRVIEGNGRWLLPGLIDDQVHFREPGMEHKADIATESAAAVAGGVTSFFEMPNTKPPTLSAAALEDKYRRAEGRARANYGFFFGAGRDNMDALMQLDPRTTPGIKIFMGASTGNLLVDDPEILDRIFATAAVPVVTHCEDTPTIQANEAAMRERLGDAVEPRHHPVIRTGEACWRSSSFAVDLARRHGTNLHVLHLTTAREMALFDPGPIDDKRITAEACIHHLMFSDADYEALGSRIKCNPAIKTAEDRNALLAALREGRIDILATDHAPHTIAEKDQPYLDAAAGLPLVQDFLPALLDLVSRGELSIEQVVRKSSHNVAQRFDVAERGFIREGYWADLVLADPDTPTRINAGGVLSKCGWSPFDGKTLAGSVAATIVSGEAVWLDGSLTGAIAGQRLRFAR, encoded by the coding sequence ATGTCCAGTCTGTTGCTCACGGACGTCCGTATCGTCAACGAGGAAACCGTGACCGAGGGCGACTTGCTGGTGAAGGACGGCCGCATCGACACGATCGGCGGCGACCTCGCCGGCCGCGGGGCCGATCGGGTCATCGAAGGGAACGGGCGCTGGCTCCTGCCGGGCCTGATCGACGACCAGGTTCACTTCCGCGAGCCCGGCATGGAGCACAAGGCCGACATCGCCACCGAATCGGCGGCGGCGGTCGCGGGCGGAGTGACCAGTTTCTTCGAGATGCCGAATACGAAACCACCCACGCTGTCCGCCGCCGCGCTCGAGGACAAATACCGTCGCGCCGAGGGGAGAGCGCGCGCCAATTACGGCTTTTTCTTCGGCGCCGGGCGCGACAACATGGACGCGCTGATGCAGCTGGACCCGCGCACCACGCCCGGCATCAAGATCTTCATGGGGGCGTCGACGGGCAACCTGCTGGTGGACGACCCCGAGATCCTCGACCGGATCTTTGCGACCGCCGCCGTGCCGGTCGTCACGCACTGCGAAGACACGCCCACCATCCAGGCGAACGAAGCGGCCATGCGCGAACGCCTGGGCGATGCCGTCGAGCCGCGTCATCACCCGGTCATCCGCACCGGCGAGGCGTGCTGGCGTTCGAGCTCCTTCGCCGTTGACCTGGCGCGCCGGCACGGCACCAATCTCCATGTGCTCCATCTGACCACGGCCCGCGAGATGGCGCTCTTCGATCCGGGTCCGATCGATGACAAACGCATCACCGCTGAGGCCTGCATTCATCATCTGATGTTCAGTGATGCCGACTACGAAGCGCTCGGCAGCCGGATCAAGTGCAACCCGGCCATCAAGACCGCTGAAGACCGGAACGCATTGCTGGCGGCGCTGCGTGAGGGCCGTATCGACATCCTCGCCACCGACCATGCCCCGCACACCATCGCGGAGAAAGATCAGCCGTACCTCGATGCGGCGGCCGGACTCCCGCTGGTACAGGACTTCCTGCCGGCGCTGCTCGATCTGGTGAGCCGCGGGGAACTGTCGATCGAACAGGTCGTGCGCAAGTCCAGCCACAACGTGGCGCAGCGCTTCGACGTCGCCGAGCGCGGCTTCATCCGCGAAGGTTATTGGGCGGATCTGGTGCTGGCCGATCCCGACACGCCGACACGGATCAACGCCGGGGGCGTACTGTCGAAGTGCGGCTGGTCCCCGTTCGACGGCAAAACCCTCGCCGGCAGCGTGGCGGCCACGATCGTCTCGGGCGAGGCGGTCTGGCTGGACGGGTCACTTACGGGCGCCATTGCGGGCCAACGACTGCGGTTCGCACGGTGA
- a CDS encoding M23 family metallopeptidase, producing the protein MTRATTRFISAILLVALALPLAAAPRLELQGRLAQGSVVFGRTAPGASVYFADREVRVSPQGVFVIGFGRDAADSERLVVEGPDGERIERRLEIAPRDYDIQRIDGVPPETVSPPEEAMERIREEVELVREARTRDDPRTDFLDDFIWPVTGRITGVYGSQRVYNGEPRRPHYGIDIAASAGTPVRAPAGGIVTVAHEDMYFSGGTLLLDHGHGLSSAFLHLRSLAVDVGDRVERGDTIGTVGSGGRSTGAHLDWRINWFQRRLDPRQLVDAMPDGGG; encoded by the coding sequence ATGACGCGCGCAACCACACGGTTCATCAGCGCCATCCTTTTGGTCGCCCTCGCCCTGCCCCTCGCCGCGGCACCGCGGCTGGAACTGCAGGGGCGCCTCGCGCAGGGATCGGTCGTGTTCGGCCGCACCGCCCCGGGCGCGAGCGTGTACTTTGCCGACCGCGAGGTCCGCGTATCGCCGCAGGGGGTCTTCGTGATCGGCTTCGGGCGCGACGCGGCCGATTCCGAACGACTGGTGGTCGAAGGACCCGATGGGGAGCGCATCGAACGCCGACTCGAGATCGCGCCGCGCGATTACGACATACAGCGCATCGACGGCGTGCCCCCGGAGACCGTATCGCCCCCGGAAGAGGCCATGGAACGCATCCGCGAAGAGGTCGAGCTGGTGCGTGAAGCCCGCACCCGCGACGACCCGCGGACGGATTTCCTGGACGATTTCATCTGGCCCGTGACCGGCCGTATTACAGGCGTCTACGGCAGTCAGCGGGTCTACAACGGCGAACCGCGCCGCCCGCACTACGGCATCGACATCGCGGCGTCCGCCGGCACCCCGGTTCGGGCACCGGCTGGCGGGATCGTCACGGTCGCCCACGAGGACATGTATTTCTCGGGCGGCACCCTCCTGCTGGACCACGGCCATGGACTGTCCTCGGCATTCCTGCACCTGCGGTCCCTTGCGGTCGATGTCGGCGACCGCGTAGAGCGCGGCGACACGATCGGCACCGTCGGCTCGGGCGGCCGCTCCACCGGGGCGCACCTCGACTGGCGCATCAACTGGTTCCAGCGCCGGCTGGACCCGCGCCAACTGGTAGACGCGATGCCCGACGGGGGCGGCTGA
- a CDS encoding phytanoyl-CoA dioxygenase family protein, whose product MTAIQTLSRPPAPDWLRARIYAGDLLIVRGTEPAARLVEFFDAELRSAFACDALAEAQFSMASEDWHSRAARLRADYKRDPRATDLMRRLLVHFGLDVTRTAADVLNLRAQPHDDSPGLDARHTLGAHRDTWASNVYQQINWWLPIYPVTPGRTITFFPGCWDRPVDNDSADWDLEAIRGEVRAARQEGRAPVIRNTPDPTATLDPSGSMPVVVEPGDVLIFSGAHLHASVPNASGATRFSLEIRSVDLADAAAGRGAPNTDGAAPHTAWHWFRRLDTGERLPMTGP is encoded by the coding sequence ATGACCGCGATCCAGACCCTGAGCCGGCCCCCGGCGCCGGACTGGCTGCGGGCCCGTATCTACGCGGGGGATCTGCTGATCGTACGCGGCACGGAGCCGGCGGCGCGACTGGTCGAGTTCTTCGACGCCGAGTTGCGCAGCGCCTTCGCCTGCGATGCCCTGGCGGAGGCCCAGTTTTCCATGGCGTCGGAGGACTGGCACAGCCGTGCGGCCCGCCTGCGAGCCGACTACAAGCGCGACCCGCGGGCCACGGACCTGATGCGCCGCCTGCTGGTCCATTTCGGGCTCGATGTCACCCGCACGGCCGCCGATGTGCTGAACCTGCGGGCGCAGCCCCACGACGACAGCCCGGGCCTCGACGCTCGACATACACTGGGTGCGCACCGTGACACCTGGGCCTCGAACGTCTATCAACAGATCAACTGGTGGCTGCCGATCTATCCGGTCACCCCGGGGCGCACGATCACGTTCTTCCCGGGCTGCTGGGATCGTCCGGTCGACAATGACAGCGCCGACTGGGATCTCGAAGCGATCCGCGGCGAGGTGCGCGCGGCGCGGCAGGAGGGGCGCGCACCGGTCATCCGCAACACGCCCGATCCGACGGCAACACTCGATCCGTCCGGGTCGATGCCGGTCGTGGTGGAGCCCGGCGACGTGCTGATCTTCTCGGGGGCGCATCTGCACGCGAGTGTGCCGAACGCGTCGGGTGCGACCCGGTTCAGCCTCGAGATCCGCTCGGTTGACCTCGCGGATGCCGCGGCAGGACGGGGCGCGCCGAATACCGATGGAGCGGCGCCGCACACCGCCTGGCACTGGTTCCGCCGGCTTGATACCGGGGAGCGCTTGCCGATGACGGGCCCGTGA
- a CDS encoding sarcosine oxidase subunit delta: MLYIQCPWCGWRDESEFGYGGEAHIERPKDPDSVSDAEWADYLFFGSNTRGEFRERWVHSAGCRRWFNAVRDTTTYEFKAFYRMGEEPPGGEQ, encoded by the coding sequence ATGCTTTATATCCAGTGTCCCTGGTGCGGCTGGCGCGACGAATCGGAATTCGGTTACGGCGGCGAGGCGCACATCGAGCGGCCCAAAGATCCGGATTCGGTGTCCGATGCGGAATGGGCCGACTATCTGTTTTTCGGCAGCAATACGCGGGGCGAATTCCGCGAGCGCTGGGTGCATTCGGCGGGTTGCCGCCGCTGGTTCAATGCCGTGCGCGATACCACGACCTACGAATTCAAGGCGTTCTACAGGATGGGCGAAGAACCGCCGGGGGGTGAACAGTGA
- a CDS encoding sarcosine oxidase subunit beta family protein: MRKYSIFSLARNALSHHENWWQAWRSPEPKKRYDAVIIGGGGHGLSTAYYLAKEHGMTNIAVIEKGWLGGGNTGRNTTIIRSNYLWTASAGIYEKGLKLWEDITQEVNFNMMLSQRGVLNLGHNLQDMRTIERRVNANRLNGVDGVVLNAQQVKEMVPIINTSETNTRFPVLGSSYQPRGGIARHDALAWGMARACDSLGIDVIQQCEVTGIRREDGQVTGVDTTKGFIETNKVGAVTAGNSGVIADMAGIRLPVQSRPLQALVSEPIKPVIDTVVMSGAVHVYISQSDKGELVIGAGVDKYNGYGHKGSISVIEEQLAALVELYPIVSRLRLLRHWAGCVDVCPDASPLVTKTPVDGLYFNCGWGTGGWKATLGSGWCFAHTMANDEPHPLNEAFSLKRFETGAVIDEHGAAGVAH; encoded by the coding sequence ATGAGAAAGTATTCGATTTTCAGTCTGGCGCGGAACGCGCTCAGCCATCACGAGAACTGGTGGCAGGCGTGGCGCAGTCCGGAGCCAAAGAAGCGCTATGACGCCGTGATCATCGGCGGTGGCGGGCACGGCCTGTCGACGGCGTATTACCTCGCCAAAGAACACGGCATGACCAACATCGCCGTGATCGAAAAGGGGTGGCTTGGTGGCGGCAATACCGGCCGCAATACGACCATCATCCGGTCGAACTATCTCTGGACGGCCTCGGCCGGCATCTACGAGAAGGGCCTGAAGCTCTGGGAGGACATCACCCAGGAGGTCAACTTCAATATGATGCTGAGCCAGCGCGGCGTGCTGAACCTGGGGCACAACCTGCAGGACATGCGCACCATCGAGCGCCGGGTGAACGCCAACCGCCTCAACGGTGTCGACGGCGTCGTGCTCAACGCGCAACAGGTCAAGGAGATGGTGCCGATCATCAACACCTCGGAGACCAACACGCGCTTCCCCGTGCTGGGATCCTCCTACCAGCCGCGCGGCGGTATCGCCCGCCACGACGCGCTCGCCTGGGGTATGGCGCGTGCCTGCGACAGCCTCGGGATCGACGTGATCCAGCAGTGCGAGGTGACCGGTATCCGTCGTGAAGATGGTCAGGTCACCGGTGTCGATACCACGAAAGGATTCATCGAAACGAACAAGGTGGGCGCCGTCACCGCGGGCAACTCCGGCGTCATCGCCGACATGGCGGGCATCCGCCTGCCGGTCCAGTCGCGGCCGCTGCAGGCGCTCGTGTCGGAGCCGATCAAGCCGGTGATCGATACGGTCGTCATGTCCGGTGCCGTGCATGTCTACATCAGCCAGTCCGACAAGGGCGAGCTCGTGATCGGTGCCGGTGTCGACAAGTACAACGGCTATGGCCACAAGGGTTCGATCTCGGTGATCGAGGAACAGCTTGCCGCGCTGGTCGAGCTGTACCCGATCGTCAGCCGCCTGCGCCTGCTGCGCCACTGGGCCGGCTGCGTGGATGTGTGCCCCGACGCCTCGCCGCTGGTGACCAAGACGCCGGTGGATGGCCTGTACTTCAACTGCGGCTGGGGCACCGGCGGCTGGAAGGCCACGCTCGGCTCCGGCTGGTGCTTCGCGCACACGATGGCCAACGACGAGCCGCATCCGCTCAACGAGGCCTTCAGCCTGAAGCGTTTCGAGACCGGCGCGGTGATCGACGAGCACGGCGCCGCCGGCGTGGCTCACTGA
- the cysS gene encoding cysteine--tRNA ligase, producing MPLTLYNTLTRTRETFEPRDPERVTMYVCGPTVYNFIHIGNARPIVVFDVLYRLLRNLWPRVVYARNITDVDDKINAAAQANGESIGALTARFTEAFHTDVAALNTLPPDVEPRATDHIDGMIRMIRTLIDSGHAYEAEGHVLFDVNSMDEYGRLSGRQLEDLLAGARVEVEAYKKDAADFVLWKPSTDELPGWDSPWGRGRPGWHLECSVMAETHLGETIDIHGGGQDLIFPHHENEIAQSTCAHHGAEFARYWLHNGYITVDGEKMSKSEGNFFTLRDLLQQYHGEVIRLALLSGHYRQPLDWSPATVEQARSALDRFYQSLRNAADAEVADDEHVTPDAIRDALEDDLNTPLALRHLHATATALNKATDARERRRLKAELLGGAGLLGLLATPVEDWFRAGDSTGPSAEEIEALIAERREARARRDFARADAIRDDLAARGVTLEDGPEGTTWRRSARTEAAGQQA from the coding sequence ATGCCCCTGACGCTGTACAACACGCTCACGCGCACCCGCGAAACGTTCGAGCCGCGTGACCCGGAACGGGTCACCATGTACGTCTGCGGCCCGACCGTTTACAACTTCATCCATATCGGCAATGCGCGTCCGATCGTCGTGTTCGACGTGCTCTATCGCCTGCTGCGCAACCTCTGGCCGCGGGTGGTCTATGCGCGCAACATCACCGACGTCGACGACAAGATCAACGCCGCCGCCCAGGCCAACGGCGAATCCATCGGCGCCCTCACCGCGCGTTTCACGGAGGCCTTCCATACCGACGTGGCGGCCCTGAATACGCTGCCGCCGGACGTGGAACCGCGGGCCACGGACCACATCGACGGCATGATCCGCATGATCCGGACGCTGATCGATTCCGGCCATGCCTACGAGGCGGAAGGCCATGTGCTGTTCGACGTCAACTCGATGGACGAATACGGCCGCCTTTCGGGCCGTCAGCTCGAGGACCTGCTCGCCGGGGCCCGTGTCGAGGTCGAGGCGTACAAGAAAGACGCCGCCGATTTCGTACTCTGGAAACCCTCCACCGACGAGCTGCCCGGCTGGGACAGCCCCTGGGGTCGCGGCCGGCCCGGCTGGCATCTCGAGTGCTCGGTCATGGCGGAGACCCACCTGGGCGAGACCATCGACATCCACGGCGGTGGTCAGGACCTGATCTTCCCGCACCATGAGAACGAGATCGCGCAGAGCACCTGCGCCCACCACGGTGCCGAATTCGCCCGCTACTGGCTGCACAACGGCTACATCACGGTGGACGGTGAAAAGATGTCCAAGTCCGAGGGCAACTTCTTCACCCTGCGCGACCTGCTGCAGCAGTATCATGGCGAGGTGATCCGCCTTGCCCTGCTCTCCGGGCATTACCGGCAACCGCTGGACTGGTCGCCGGCCACGGTCGAGCAGGCCCGCTCGGCCCTCGACCGCTTCTACCAGAGCCTGCGTAACGCCGCGGACGCAGAGGTCGCCGACGACGAGCACGTGACCCCGGACGCCATCCGCGATGCGCTCGAAGACGATCTCAACACCCCGCTCGCACTGCGGCACCTGCATGCCACGGCGACGGCACTCAACAAGGCGACGGATGCCCGGGAGCGGCGGCGACTGAAGGCGGAGCTGCTGGGCGGCGCCGGGCTGCTGGGGCTGCTGGCCACACCGGTGGAGGACTGGTTCCGCGCTGGTGACAGCACCGGCCCTTCCGCCGAGGAGATCGAAGCCCTGATCGCCGAGCGCCGCGAGGCCCGCGCCCGACGCGACTTCGCCCGCGCCGACGCCATCCGCGACGACCTCGCCGCCCGCGGGGTCACGCTCGAGGATGGCCCCGAGGGGACGACCTGGCGGCGCTCCGCCCGGACGGAGGCCGCCGGTCAGCAGGCATGA